One genomic region from Drosophila subpulchrella strain 33 F10 #4 breed RU33 chromosome 2R, RU_Dsub_v1.1 Primary Assembly, whole genome shotgun sequence encodes:
- the LOC119549765 gene encoding CCR4-NOT transcription complex subunit 1 isoform X3, which translates to MNVESQLKTPLTHIRNLVKHVNKRNFNESSEQIKQFVKEHGLEADRSSLRHLFSVINFSDPSPSVTAQLQAKLLGVQLQRQLQSSSFVSNICYAFDQYFASNQKSLKPAVVADLVGQVARVTGINKLCECIFALAVTHSSHPELRHSATNNLKSSLSELIDSYLGKNNSSPASSGLQEISFDLLQYLLCCLSEYVKPQLEAQFLVKLREEFPRQAVPLILAPFLYGSTTATIAGAGASETDAEAEATASSNSSSSEADALNEVGIEDIYDHLSEIIFTNQGKNNIMDTSWINLILEIGYEFTSSVEECKNHLCSRERERAELQSKDVAKIVGLMCRRHSSLLDCNVNLPTPANFWPGQGQSGGSNSSGSSQAQSTPQQQNSGSSNNNDGTEGSSSSDKKDKKETTEATQTWKPDVFVQALKEVVPQLNWKDVCMEFDHPEFVLKDRIGLELLLTILRLATGSNIFPHPECIYRHWANTEGQLSLIATMLKNPDLFSFADFVFSQPALDVLKTAPDADNKEISAWKSLHLVEVLLSIADKGYYTQVHELFKFPAQNCPDVLFLALLHINPPLTPLRQDLFNQLIPTFLGNHPNSNVILASAWSSTNFQLRPNIMNAMSEWYLRGNEFDQVKLSRILDLAQDLKALSALLNARSFLFIIDLACLASRREYLKLEKWLTDKIRDHGEPFMLAIIKVLHRRCPQVINAKVPEDQLPPKQAQLLPETVTTMINCLQTCINTCIQPDTVEMILQMTANVAIMANKARAQQQQPGLVPPPPPTILRGHRGMDLPGGIVPPPPQQPFSGNLNAQMFGPGMDPLTNMSNNLAGLNLSGPNGAFNFGNMLTSPSRLMTPGASPYPLNPMQMPQAPPPPNVGNLGRMLPGGPQQQTPTPTPTAPNPNNPVMADLQIPVSKEVEDEVNSYFQRIYNHQPNPTLSIDEVLDILQRFKESSNRREQEVFLCMLRNLFEEYRFFCQYPEKELQITAQLFGGIIDRNLVPTFVALGLSLRCVLDALRKPDGSKLYYFGVTALDRFRTRLHTYNKYCEHIRSIPHFSDFPPHLIQYVEYGMHGQEPPPQKLIGLSNTIPSAISTGPPTEPLFRSNSMLGNMPSATAGSGPKSSAVSHATRMKSIANATNIDTLLVANQEEKVTVPPEPVQDKTAFIFNNLSQLNIPQKCDEIKEIMTKEYWPWLAQYLVLKRASMEFNFHTLYYNFLDALKNGEINRFVTKETLRNIKVLLRSDKGVINFSDRSLLKNLGHWLGMMTLGRNRPILQLDLDLKSLLAEAYHKGQQELLFVVPFVAKILESSAKSRIFKSPNPWTMGIMYVLGELHQEPDLKLNLKFEIEVLCKTLNLELAKLRPVIYLKDPSRALLIEQQMSQPKPKQLEPVASAPSLPREHQSPAQPPPPPQQQQQQQQPPPQQQQQQQQAPPPPPSADVDAQNAAAMMMAAGGANSTPGSVSSPNLPTDPSQVVLPPPEPRYSYVDVNVSNFQLIGQHLVLPPNLPFLHGNPGIKHIVINAVERTITDWLQPIVDRSIRIACATTEQIIRKDFALDADEHRMRTAAHQMVRNLAAGMAMITGKDEIARAISQNLHKALLSALSGMPSMTEIQAAAMQLASENVELVCAFIQKTSAEKAAAEIDRRLSTDFETRKIAREEGSRFVDAQILSYQQERLPEAVRIKVGPAPATLYAVYSEFARSIPGFQQMSDRDIALFVPKPQDLSQPNVFANDESSLVYAELASKMEAFMNTAIGVPSLQVQASKMHMLLNALMSTRRLRDQESAFNLLTRAVEGLTEGLVNMHENLEQMKLYQNIHLRIIGLLHNSFGAPNTERAVTKCFFDIREEVRYNVEAARALITSHFVNLNQFDGMLRDCMDNGNNYVAISFGIALLERLIMDDRVINIVSDNEFMATVELLGRLTQHRHRYPECIVNAIDTLWSGNFNSSTEYSPFNASERYLAGASHYIHSGMHHVRHL; encoded by the exons ATGAACGTAGAGAGCCAACTGAAGACACCGCTAACGCACATACGCAATCTGGTCAAGCACGTGAACAAGCGAAATTTTAATGAGAGCAGCGAGCAAATAAAGCAG TTCGTCAAAGAGCACGGCCTGGAAGCGGATCGCAGCAGCCTGCGCCACCTGTTCTCCGTGATCAACTTCAGCGATCCCTCGCCATCGGTTACAGCCCAGCTGCAGGCGAAGCTCCTGGGCGTCCAGTTGCAGCGGCAGCTGCAAAGCTCCTCGTTTGTGTCCAACATCTGCTACGCCTTTGACCAGTACTTTGCCAGCAACCAGAAG TCCTTGAAGCCTGCTGTGGTAGCGGATCTCGTTGGCCAGGTCGCCCGAGTGACCGGCATTAACAAGCTCTGCGAGTGCATTTTTGCCTTGGCTGTGACCCATTCCTCGCATCCAGAGCTCCGACATTCGGCCACGAACAACCTGAAAAGCAGCCTCAGCGAACTGATTGACTCCTATCTGGGCAAAAACAACAGTAGTCCGGCAAGCAGCGGTCTTCAGGAGATCTCCTTCGATCTGCTGCAGTATTTGTTGTGCTGCCTCAGTGAGTACGTGAAACCGCAGCTGGAGGCGCAGTTTTTGGTCAAGCTTCGTGAGGAGTTCCCGCGCCAGGCGGTGCCGCTGATTCTAGCGCCGTTTCTGTACGGCTCGACGACGGCGACGATTGCGGGAGCAGGTGCCAGCGAAACGGATGCGGAGGCCGAAGCGAcggccagcagcaacagctcCAGTTCCGAGGCAGATGCTCTGAACGAGGTGGGAATCGAGGATATCTATGATCATTTAAGCGAGATAATATTCACCAACCAG ggcaaaaataatattatggACACATCCTGGATTAATTTAATCCTCGAAATCGGTTATGAATTTACATCGAGCGTTGAAGAGTGCAAGAATCATTTGTGTTCCCGCGAGCGAGAACGCGCTGAGCTCCAGTCCAAAGATGTCGCAAAGATCGTGGGACTTATGTGCCGCCGGCACTCGTCACTGCTCGACTGTAATGTAAATCTACCGACGCCGGCGAACTTCTGGCCTGGTCAGGGACAGAGTGGTGGCAGCAATAGCAGCGGCTCCTCGCAGGCACAAAGCACTCCGCAGCAGCAGAATTcaggcagcagcaacaacaacgatgGCACCGAAGGAAGCTCGTCCAGTGATAAGAAGGACAAGAAGGAGACGACGGAGGCCACGCAAACTTGGAAGCCAGATGTCTTTGTGCAAGCCCTCAAGGAAGTGGTGCCACAGCTCAACTGGAAGGACGTGTGCATGG AGTTCGATCATCCCGAGTTCGTGTTGAAGGATCGCATCGGTTTGGAGCTACTGCTGACCATCCTTCGGCTAGCCACAGGCTCCAACATATTCCCACATCCAGAATGCATTTACCGTCACTGGGCAAACACGGAGGGTCAGCTGTCGCTCATCGCGACGATGCTGAAGAACCCGGATCTCTTCTCCTTCGccgattttgtatttagccaGCCAGCGTTGGATGTTTTGAAGACGGCTCCGGATGCGGACAACAAGGAGATCTCGGCCTGGAAGTCTCTCCACCTGGTGGAGGTGTTGCTATCCATTGCGGACAAGGGATACTATACTCAGGTCCATGAGCTTTTTAAGTTTCCTGCGCAGAATTGTCCCGATGTGCTGTTTCTGGCCTTACTGCACATAAATCCACCTCTGACGCCGCTGCGCCAGGATCTGTTCAACCAACTGATACCAACGTTCCTTGGAAACCATCCCAACTCGAACGTGATCCTGGCCAGCGCCTGGAGCTCGACCAACTTCCAATTGCGCCCCAACATCATGAATGCCATGTCCGAGTGGTATTTGCGAGGCAATGAGTTCGACCAGGTGAAGCTGTCGCGCATTCTGGACCTTGCCCAGGACCTGAAGGCGCTATCTGCGCTGCTCAACGCCCGCTCATTTTTATTCATTATCGACCTGGCTTGCCTTGCCTCGCGGCGCGAGTACCTGAAGCTGGAGAAGTGGCTCACCGATAAGATTCGTGACCATGGGGAGCCCTTCATGCTGGCCATAATCAAAGTGCTGCACCGCCGCTGCCCGCAGGTGATCAACGCAAAAGTGCCCGAGGACCAGCTGCCTCCCAAACAGGCCCAGCTCTTGCCCGAGACGGTTACCACGATGATCAACTGTCTGCAAACCTGCATAAATACCTGCATCCAACCGGATACGGTCGAAATGATCCTTCAGATGACAGCGAACGTGGCCATTATGGCTAACAAGGCGCGTgcccaacagcagcagccagGATTGGTTCCGCCACCTCCTCCAACCATTCTACGGGGCCATCGTGGCATGGATCTGCCTGGCGGTATCGTTCCGCCGCCACCGCAGCAACCATTCTCTGGAAACCTCAATGCGCAAATGTTCGGACCCGGAATGGATCCGCTGACAAATATGTCCAACAACCTGGCCGGCCTCAACCTGAGCGGTCCGAACGGAGCTTTTAACTTTGGCAACATGCTGA CCTCTCCATCTCGTTTAATGACTCCGGGAGCCAGTCCCTATCCGCTGAACCCTATGCAAATGCCGCAGGCTCCGCCGCCACCCAACGTCGGAAATCTTGGGCGTATGCTGCCGGGGGGTCCACAACAACAGACTCCTACGCCAACTCCAACGGCCCCCAATCCAAACAATCCTGTGATGGCCGACCTCCAGATACCTGTATCCAAGGAAGTGGAAGACGAGGTCAACTCATACTTCCAGCGCATCTATAATCACCAGCCAAATCCAACGCTGTCCATTGACGAGGTGCTGGACATTCTGCAGCGCTTTAAGGAGTCGAGTAACCGGCGCGAGCAGGAGGTCTTTCTGTGCATGCTGCGCAATCTATTCGAGGAATACCGCTTCTTCTGTCAATATCCAGAGAAGGAGCTGCAGATCACAGCGCAGCTCTTCGGAGGCATCATCGACCGCAACCTGGTGCCCACGTTTGTGGCTCTGGGTCTCTCCCTGCGCTGTGTCCTCGATGCGCTTCGCAAACCCGATGGCTCCAAGCTTTACTATTTCGGTGTGACTGCTTTGGACAGATTCAGGACCCGATTGCACACGTACAACAAATACTGTGAGCATATCCGCTCCATTCCTCACTTCTCGGACTTTCCGCCGCATCTTATCCAGTATGTGGAATATGGTATGCACGGCCAGGAGCCGCCGCCGCAAAAGCTGATTGGCCTCAGCAATACGATTCCGTCTGCGATTTCCACCGGACCACCAACCGAACCGCTTTTCAGGAGCAACTCCATGCTAG GTAACATGCCATCTGCCACAGCCGGATCGGGACCCAAGTCAAGCGCGGTGTCGCATGCCACAAGGATGAAATCTATTGCCAATGCCACTAATATCGACACCCTTTTGGTGGCCAACCAAGAGGAGAAGGTGACTGTGCCTCCGGAGCCTGTACAGGACAAAACTGCCTTTATTTTCAACAACCTGAGCCAGCTGAACATCCCTCAGAAGTGCGACGAGATTAAGGAGATTATGACCAAGGAGTACTGGCCTTGGTTGGCACAGTATCTAGTGCTCAAACGTGCATCAATGGAGTTCAACTTCCACACCCTGTACTACAACTTCCTGGACGCACTTAAAAACGGCGAGATCAATCGATTCGTGACAAAAGAGACGCTGCGCAATATCAAGGTGCTTCTGCGCTCTGATAAAGGAGTTATCAACTTCTCCGATCGCAGTTTGCTGAAGAACCTTGGTCACTGGCTGGGAATGATGACCCTAGGTCGCAATCGGCCCATCCTTCAGTTGGATCTAGATCTTAAATCTCTTTTGGCTGAGGCCTATCACAAGGGCCAGCAGGAACTGCTTTTTGTGGTGCCCTTCGTAGCCAAGATCCTTGAGTCATCCGCCAAGTCACGCATCTTTAAATCGCCCAATCCATGGACAATGGGCATCATGTATGTGCTGGGCGAACTCCACCAGGAACCGGACCTCAAGCTCAACCTCAAGTTTGAAATCGAGGTGCTGTGTAAGACACTTAATCTGGAGCTGGCCAAGCTGAGGCCAGTGATCTATCTAAAGGATCCCAGTCGAGCTTTACTCATTGAACAGCAGATGTCGCAACCAAAGCCCAAACAACTGGAACCAGTAGCTTCCGCGCCTTCTTTGCCACGTGAGCACCAGTCCCCGGCACAACCACCGCCgccaccacagcagcagcaacaacagcagcagccaccaccacagcagcagcagcaacaacagcaggcACCACCACCGCCACCCTCGGCTGATGTGGACGCTCAAAACGCGGCCGCCATGATGATGGCAGCAGGAGGAGCCAACAGCACTCCCGGATCGGTGTCTTCGCCCAACCTTCCCACCGATCCCAGCCAGGTGGTACTACCACCACCGGAGCCGCGCTATTCCTATGTGGACGTAAACGTGAGCAACTTCCAGCTCATTGGTCAGCATTTGGTGCTGCCACCCAATTTACCTTTCCTGCACGGGAATCCCGGAATCAAACATATTGTGATCAACGCCGTGGAGCGGACAATCACCGACTGGCTGCAGCCTATTGTCGACCGAAGCATTCGCATTGCCTGCGCCACCACAGAGCAGATAATCCGCAAGGATTTCGCGTTGGATGCTGACGAGCACCGAATGCGCACAGCCGCTCATCAGATGGTACGCAACCTGGCCGCCGGCATGGCCATGATTACCGGTAAGGATGAGATTGCTCGTGCGATTAGCCAGAATTTGCACAAGGCCTTGCTGTCGGCTCTGTCGGGAATGCCCAGTATGACGGAGATCCAAGCTGCCGCCATGCAGTTGGCCAGCGAGAATGTGGAGCTGGTGTGCGCCTTTATCCAGAAGACATCGGCCGAAAAGGCAGCCGCTGAGATTGACAGGCGTCTGAGCACCGATTTCGAGACCAGGAAAATTGCCCGTGAAGAGGGAAGCCGATTTGTGGATGCCCAAATCCTCAGCTACCAACAGGAGCGTCTTCCAGAAGCAGTGCGTATCAAGGTGGGTCCTGCTCCAGCTACACTCTATGCTGTGTACTCGGAGTTCGCAAGAAGCATACCTGGATTCCAGCAGATGAGCGATCGGGATATTGCTCTGTTTGTGCCCAAACCGCAGGATTTGTCGCAGCCAAATGTGTTCGCCAATGATGAGAGCAGTTTGGTATACGCGGAATTGGCCAGCAAGATGGAGGCCTTTATGAACACGGCAATCGGTGTGCCGTCACTGCAGGTGCAGGCCAGCAAGATGCACATGCTCCTCAACGCCCTGATGTCGACGCGTCGACTGCGTGACCAAGAGTCTGCCTTCAACCTGCTGACCCGCGCCGTCGAGGGCTTGACCGAAGGACTGGTTAATATGCATGAAAATCTAGAGCAGATGAAGCTCTACCAAAACATCCACCTGCGTATCATTGGGCTGCTGCACAACAGCTTCGGTGCCCCGAACACAGAGCGAGCGGTGACCAAGTGCTTCTTCGACATCCGCGAGGAGGTGCGATATAATGTGGAGGCTGCTCGTGCGCTGATTACCTCGCACTTTGTCAACCTTAATCAGTTTGATGGAATGCTGCGTGATTGCATGGACAACGGAAACAACTATGTAGCCATCTCGTTCGGCATTGCCCTGCTGGAGCGCCTTATCATGGACGATCGAGTGATAAATATTGTGTCTGACAACGAATTCATGGCCACTGTGGAGCTTTTGGGTAGGCTTACCCAGCATCGACATCGGTATCCCGAGTGCATCGTGAATGCCATCGATACGCTGTGGAGCGGAAACTTCAACTCGAGCACCGAGTACAGCCCGTTTAACGCTAGTGAGCGTTACTTGGCAGGTGCCTCCCACTACATCCACTCCGGCATGCATCACGTGAGG CATTTATAA